One stretch of Corallococcus exiguus DNA includes these proteins:
- a CDS encoding metallophosphoesterase family protein has protein sequence MRIAVISDIHSNIEALTEVLRVAEHQKVDRFVSLGDIVGYGASPNPCCDLVRSVAEITLLGNHDAAVAGRMDYSYYYDAARHALDWSANVISDENLAWLRSLPYTYRIGEVGFCHGSPIDPKAYEYIFALEQARELTPYVAELPEVTFIGHSHLCRAFAIGNGEVNDVVAQKFVLRKGYKYIVSVGSVGQPRDYDNRACFVICDTDARTVEYLRVEYDIETSAQKIFDADLALNFGKRLFLGV, from the coding sequence AGCACCAGAAGGTGGACCGCTTCGTGTCGCTGGGGGACATCGTCGGTTACGGGGCGTCCCCCAACCCGTGCTGCGACCTGGTGCGCTCGGTGGCGGAGATCACGCTGCTGGGCAACCACGACGCGGCGGTGGCGGGGCGGATGGACTACTCGTACTACTACGACGCCGCCCGGCACGCGCTCGACTGGAGCGCCAACGTCATCTCCGACGAGAACCTGGCCTGGCTGCGCAGCCTCCCGTACACGTACCGCATTGGCGAGGTGGGCTTCTGCCACGGTTCGCCCATCGACCCGAAGGCGTACGAGTACATCTTCGCGCTGGAGCAGGCGCGGGAGCTGACGCCGTACGTGGCGGAGCTTCCGGAAGTCACCTTCATTGGCCACAGCCACCTGTGCCGCGCGTTCGCCATTGGCAACGGCGAGGTGAACGACGTGGTCGCGCAGAAGTTCGTGCTGCGCAAGGGCTACAAGTACATCGTGTCCGTGGGGAGCGTGGGCCAGCCGCGCGACTACGACAACCGGGCCTGCTTCGTCATCTGCGACACGGACGCGCGCACGGTGGAGTACCTGCGCGTGGAGTACGACATCGAGACCTCCGCGCAGAAGATCTTCGACGCGGACCTGGCGCTCAACTTCGGCAAGCGGCTGTTCCTGGGCGTGTAG
- the asd gene encoding archaetidylserine decarboxylase (Phosphatidylserine decarboxylase is synthesized as a single chain precursor. Generation of the pyruvoyl active site from a Ser is coupled to cleavage of a Gly-Ser bond between the larger (beta) and smaller (alpha chains). It is an integral membrane protein.): MNEQTFMKLMRVLPKSAVSSAVGLATRLPAPAPVHHWAMRTFAKAYNVDMEEAEHSFEKYPTFAQFFTRGLKPGLRPVDDGEKVVVSPVDGRVSQVGYADNGRCLQAKGIEYTVDELLGDSQAAKPFHGGAWTTVYLSPRDYHRIHSPLGGTITGYAYIPGEFWPVNPASVKNKQSLFCVNERLVTYLDTVAGKVAVVKVGATCVSRIKASYEDITTHVGQPGKVHNYGAGIPVEKGGELGRFEMGSTVILCFEPGRVRWDDSMQPEAVVRMGTRIGVIT; this comes from the coding sequence ATGAACGAACAGACCTTCATGAAGTTGATGCGCGTGCTCCCCAAGTCGGCGGTGTCCTCCGCGGTGGGGCTGGCCACGCGCCTGCCCGCGCCCGCGCCGGTGCACCACTGGGCCATGCGCACCTTCGCCAAGGCGTACAACGTGGACATGGAGGAGGCGGAGCACTCCTTCGAGAAGTACCCGACCTTCGCCCAGTTCTTCACCCGCGGCCTGAAGCCGGGCCTGCGCCCGGTGGACGACGGCGAGAAGGTCGTCGTGTCCCCGGTGGACGGCCGGGTGTCCCAGGTGGGCTACGCGGACAACGGCCGCTGCCTGCAGGCCAAGGGCATCGAGTACACGGTGGACGAGCTCCTGGGTGACTCGCAGGCGGCGAAGCCCTTCCACGGCGGCGCCTGGACGACGGTGTACCTGTCCCCGCGCGACTACCACCGCATCCACTCGCCGCTGGGCGGAACCATCACCGGGTACGCGTACATCCCGGGTGAGTTCTGGCCGGTGAACCCCGCGTCGGTGAAGAACAAGCAGTCGCTGTTCTGCGTGAACGAGCGGCTCGTCACGTACCTGGACACCGTGGCCGGCAAGGTGGCCGTGGTGAAGGTGGGCGCCACCTGCGTGTCGCGCATCAAGGCGTCCTACGAGGACATCACCACGCACGTGGGCCAGCCCGGCAAGGTGCACAACTACGGCGCGGGCATCCCGGTGGAGAAGGGCGGCGAGCTGGGCCGCTTCGAGATGGGCTCCACCGTCATCCTCTGCTTCGAGCCCGGCCGCGTGCGTTGGGATGACAGCATGCAGCCGGAGGCGGTGGTGCGCATGGGCACGCGTATCGGAGTCATCACGTGA